From a single Capsicum annuum cultivar UCD-10X-F1 chromosome 12, UCD10Xv1.1, whole genome shotgun sequence genomic region:
- the LOC107851141 gene encoding probable serine/threonine-protein kinase DDB_G0291350, translating to MGCSFSGLNALYDSANGGGDVWINENRFRILKPIGGGSLANLFLVKELSSDPSKPGISKEFKDPSHVSDGGTYAMKKVLIQNNEQLELVKEEIRISSLFSHPNLLPLLDHAFISVKVSPDQSRKQEAYLLFPVHLDGTLLDSAKTMQAKKEFFSTLEVLQIFHQLCAGLKHMHNFDPPYAHNDVKPVNVLLTQRKGQAPLAKLMDFANARPARRQIRSRSEALELQEWASEHVSASFRAPELWDCPSQYDIDERTDVWSLGCTLFAIMYGVSPFEYALEESDESPQLAIVNAQIKWPTEPNAPYPNDLNQFVTWMLQPQATVRPHIDDIVIHVDKLISKYSH from the exons atgggaTGCTCGTTCTCGGGGCTGAATGCTTTGTATGACAGTGCCAATGGCGGAGGAGATGTTTGGATCAATGAGAATAGGTTCAGGATCCTCAAGCCAATCGGCGGAGGCAGTTTGGCCAATCTCTTCCTCGTCAAGGAGCTCAGTTCTGACCCTTCTAAACCTGGAATTTCAAAAGAATTCAAGGATCCTTCTCATGTCTCTG ATGGTGGAACTTATGCCATGAAGAAAGTTCTTATTCAGAACAATGAACAGTTAGAGTTAGTGAAAGAGGAGATCCGCATTTCGTCTCTGTTTAGCCATCCCAATCTGCTTCCTCTCCTGGATCATGCTTTCATTTCGGTCAAG GTCTCACCAGACCAGTCTAGGAAGCAGGAGGCTTACTTATTATTTCCAGTCCATTTGGATGGGACATTACTGGATAGTGCCAAAACCATGCAAGCAAAGAAGGAGTTCTTTTCCACTTTGGAGGTgcttcaaatatttcatcag CTTTGTGCAGGTCTCAAGCATATGCACAACTTTGATCCTCCGTACGCCCATAATGATGTCAAACCTGTTAATGTTCTCTTAACACAGAGAAAAGGACAGGCACCTCTTGCAAAATTAATGGATTTTGCAAATGCACGTCCTGCAAGAAGACAAATTCGTTCTCGCTCAGAGGCCCTAGAGTTGCAG GAATGGGCATCTGAGCATGTTTCAGCATCTTTCCGTGCACCTGAATTGTGGGACTGCCCAAGCCAATATGATATTGATGAAAGAACTGATGTCTGGTCATTAGGTTGTACATTATTTGCTATAAT GTATGGAGTGTCTCCATTCGAGTATGCACTTGAGGAATCTGATGAAAGTCCACAATTGGCTATTGTAAATGCACAAATAAAGTGGCCCACTGAACCTAATGCTCCATATCCCAATGACCTTAACCAGTTTGTGACATGGATGCTTCAGCCTCAAGCGACAGTCCGACCTCACATAGATGATATTGTAATTCATGTTGACAAGTTGATCTCGAAGTATTCCCATTAA